The Urbifossiella limnaea genome has a window encoding:
- the iscU gene encoding Fe-S cluster assembly scaffold IscU, with protein MPYSDKVLEHYNNPRNVGSFDAKDETVGTGLVGAPECGDVMKLQIKVNPTTGVIEDARFKTFGCGSAIASSSLATEWLKGKTVDEALDIKNTQIVEELALPPVKVHCSVLAEDAIKAAIQNYQQKQDAVEAREPAAVG; from the coding sequence ATGCCGTACAGCGACAAGGTGCTCGAGCACTACAACAACCCGCGGAACGTCGGCAGCTTCGACGCCAAGGACGAGACGGTCGGCACCGGCCTCGTCGGCGCCCCGGAGTGCGGCGACGTGATGAAGTTGCAGATCAAGGTGAACCCCACCACCGGCGTGATCGAGGACGCGCGGTTCAAGACGTTCGGCTGCGGCTCGGCCATCGCGTCCAGTTCCCTGGCCACCGAGTGGCTCAAGGGCAAGACGGTGGACGAGGCGCTCGACATCAAGAACACGCAGATCGTCGAGGAGTTGGCCCTGCCGCCGGTCAAGGTCCACTGCTCGGTCCTGGCCGAGGACGCGATCAAGGCGGCGATCCAGAACTACCAGCAGAAGCAGGACGCCGTCGAGGCCCGCGAGCCGGCCGCGGTCGGCTGA
- a CDS encoding NAD(P)/FAD-dependent oxidoreductase gives MERWNAVVVGGGFYGLYLAEQLAARFRRVLLCEAGPALMARASYANQARVHNGYHYPRSVLTAVRSRVNFPRFVAEFAPAVDATFEKLYAVARRGSKVTAGQFAEAMRRIGAPVEPADVGVTRLFDRDLVEDVFRVREYAFDAARLRDVMAERVRRAGVTVRLNTPVEKVTPLPGAALRVRAAGADVAAGLVVTCSYAQTNAAAAASGLPVIPLKHELAEMALVEVPAALKGLGVTVMDGPFFSCMPFPPRGLHTLSHVRYTPHGHWYDPAPTAAYAVAAAAERRTAFPHMVRDAARYLPALARCEYRDSLWEVKTVLPRSEADDSRPILFRPDHGVPNYHVVMGGKIDNVYDVTDELNKRLDAPPTTLREAA, from the coding sequence ATGGAGCGGTGGAACGCGGTCGTGGTCGGCGGCGGGTTCTACGGCCTGTACCTGGCCGAGCAACTGGCCGCCCGCTTCCGCCGGGTGCTGCTGTGCGAGGCCGGGCCGGCGCTGATGGCGCGGGCGTCCTACGCGAACCAGGCCCGCGTCCACAACGGCTACCACTACCCGCGGAGCGTGCTCACCGCCGTCCGCAGCCGGGTGAACTTCCCGCGGTTCGTCGCCGAGTTCGCCCCGGCCGTGGACGCGACGTTCGAGAAGCTGTACGCCGTGGCCCGCCGCGGCTCGAAGGTCACGGCCGGCCAGTTCGCCGAGGCCATGCGGCGGATCGGCGCCCCGGTCGAGCCGGCGGACGTGGGCGTGACGCGGCTGTTCGACCGCGACCTGGTCGAGGACGTATTCCGCGTCCGCGAATACGCCTTCGACGCCGCCCGCCTCCGCGACGTGATGGCTGAGCGGGTGCGACGCGCAGGCGTGACCGTGCGGCTGAACACGCCGGTGGAAAAGGTTACGCCGCTACCCGGTGCCGCGTTGCGGGTACGTGCGGCGGGGGCAGACGTGGCGGCGGGGCTGGTTGTGACCTGCTCCTACGCCCAGACGAACGCGGCGGCCGCCGCGTCGGGGCTGCCGGTGATCCCGCTGAAGCACGAACTCGCGGAGATGGCGCTGGTCGAGGTGCCGGCCGCGCTGAAGGGGCTCGGGGTGACGGTCATGGACGGCCCGTTCTTCTCGTGCATGCCGTTCCCCCCGCGCGGCCTCCACACGCTGAGCCACGTCCGCTACACGCCGCACGGCCACTGGTACGACCCGGCCCCGACGGCGGCCTACGCCGTAGCCGCCGCCGCCGAGCGCCGCACCGCCTTCCCGCACATGGTGCGGGACGCCGCCCGCTACCTGCCGGCGCTGGCCCGCTGTGAGTACCGTGACTCGCTGTGGGAGGTGAAGACGGTGCTGCCCCGCAGCGAGGCCGACGACAGCCGGCCGATCTTGTTCCGCCCCGACCACGGCGTGCCGAATTATCACGTGGTGATGGGCGGTAAAATCGACAACGTGTACGACGTGACCGACGAATTGAACAAGCGCCTCGACGCGCCGCCGACGACACTCCGCGAGGCTGCATGA
- the hscA gene encoding Fe-S protein assembly chaperone HscA — translation MTTPAVVGIDLGTTFSLAAAVVDGSPTVLRDAAGNALIPSAISFHPDGTVLVGTAARERALSDPEHTIFSVKRLMGRTLADLERELKLIPHQIVERETDGGRKVLRVNVAGHEHTPEELSAMILKEVRKRAGNPTKAVITVPAYFDDAQRQATRDAGRIAGLDVLRIVNEPTAAALAYGLDRKGAGTVAVYDLGGGTFDCSLLTLADGVFKVLATNGDTYLGGDDFDRELMTLAAREMGADLTARDPELLQHLRDAAERCKIALSNSDSAPLTVRAPNRPPFERVVTRTEFEALIAPHIDRSLARCKAALKDAGLAAAQVQEVVMVGGSTRIPYVRRRVGEFFGRTPHTDLNPDEVVALGAAVQADILAGGRRDVLLLDVVPLSLGVETLGGVVDKLVHRNTTVPCRATTRYTTAADGQTAILLNIYQGERELARDCRCLGTFKLAGIPPMPAQFAQVDVTFLVDQNGLLTVSAKELRSGAAAEVTVQPTHGLSPAEVDQLVTESIENAADDFTARRLIELRNKAAVDQRHTEKALAQAGDRLTAEQRAAIDAAGVELRNAAAGSELPALQRAIDRFAAATNPLAQLVMNEVLRRAVGGRTEDELGRGV, via the coding sequence ATGACCACACCGGCCGTCGTCGGCATCGACCTCGGGACCACGTTCAGCCTCGCCGCCGCGGTCGTGGACGGGTCGCCCACCGTCCTCCGCGACGCGGCGGGGAACGCCCTCATCCCCAGCGCCATCAGCTTCCACCCGGACGGCACGGTCCTCGTCGGCACGGCCGCGCGCGAGCGGGCCCTGTCGGACCCCGAGCACACCATCTTCAGCGTCAAGCGGCTCATGGGCCGCACCCTCGCCGACCTCGAGCGCGAGCTGAAGCTCATCCCGCACCAGATCGTCGAGCGCGAGACGGACGGCGGGCGGAAAGTGCTCCGCGTGAACGTCGCCGGGCACGAGCACACGCCGGAAGAACTCTCGGCGATGATCCTGAAGGAGGTCCGGAAGCGGGCCGGCAACCCGACGAAGGCGGTCATCACCGTCCCGGCGTACTTCGACGACGCCCAGCGGCAGGCGACCCGCGACGCCGGCCGCATCGCCGGGCTGGACGTACTGCGGATCGTGAACGAGCCGACGGCCGCGGCGCTGGCCTACGGGCTCGACCGCAAGGGAGCCGGCACCGTCGCCGTGTACGACCTCGGCGGCGGCACCTTCGACTGCTCGCTCCTCACGCTCGCCGACGGCGTCTTCAAGGTGCTCGCCACCAACGGCGACACGTACCTCGGCGGCGACGACTTCGACCGCGAGCTGATGACGCTCGCCGCCCGCGAGATGGGGGCCGACCTGACCGCCCGCGACCCGGAGCTGTTGCAGCACCTCCGCGACGCCGCCGAGCGCTGCAAGATCGCCCTGAGCAACAGCGACTCCGCACCGCTGACCGTACGGGCGCCGAATCGCCCGCCGTTCGAGCGGGTCGTGACGCGAACCGAGTTCGAGGCGCTGATCGCCCCGCACATCGACCGCAGCCTCGCCCGCTGTAAGGCCGCACTCAAGGACGCCGGCCTCGCCGCGGCCCAGGTGCAGGAAGTCGTGATGGTCGGCGGCTCGACCCGCATCCCCTACGTGCGGCGGCGCGTCGGCGAGTTCTTCGGCCGCACCCCGCATACCGACCTGAACCCCGACGAGGTCGTCGCCCTCGGGGCCGCGGTACAGGCCGACATCCTCGCCGGCGGCCGCCGCGACGTGCTACTACTCGACGTGGTACCGCTGTCGCTCGGCGTCGAGACGCTCGGCGGCGTCGTGGACAAGCTCGTCCACCGCAACACCACCGTGCCGTGCCGGGCCACCACGCGCTACACCACCGCCGCCGACGGCCAGACCGCCATCCTCCTGAACATCTACCAGGGCGAGCGCGAACTCGCCCGCGACTGCCGCTGCCTCGGCACGTTCAAGCTCGCCGGCATCCCGCCGATGCCGGCGCAGTTCGCGCAGGTGGACGTGACCTTCCTCGTGGACCAGAACGGCCTCCTGACGGTGTCGGCGAAGGAACTGCGGAGCGGCGCCGCGGCCGAGGTGACGGTCCAGCCGACTCACGGGCTGTCGCCCGCGGAGGTGGATCAGTTGGTGACGGAGAGCATCGAGAACGCCGCGGACGACTTTACCGCCCGCCGGCTGATCGAGCTGCGGAACAAGGCCGCCGTGGATCAGCGGCACACGGAGAAGGCACTCGCGCAGGCCGGCGACCGGCTCACCGCCGAGCAGCGGGCCGCGATCGACGCCGCCGGCGTGGAGTTGAGGAATGCCGCGGCCGGGAGCGAACTCCCGGCGTTGCAGCGGGCGATCGACCGGTTCGCGGCCGCGACCAACCCGCTGGCGCAGCTCGTGATGAACGAGGTGCTGCGGCGGGCGGTCGGCGGCCGGACCGAGGACGAGCTGGGCCGCGGCGTTTAG
- a CDS encoding VOC family protein — MPTLFMVELAVADAAASRRWYEVTLGMKVVTVDASTGFALLQDERGGRLALKPGTPNPGGVTLHFEVADVAAAIRGLRPDGPAVVSPEGYREAFVRDPDGYRVGLFAWT; from the coding sequence ATGCCGACCCTGTTCATGGTCGAACTCGCCGTCGCTGACGCCGCCGCGTCCCGCAGGTGGTACGAGGTCACGCTCGGGATGAAGGTCGTGACGGTCGATGCGTCCACCGGGTTCGCGCTGCTCCAGGACGAGCGCGGCGGGCGGCTCGCGCTGAAGCCAGGCACGCCGAACCCGGGGGGTGTGACGCTGCACTTCGAGGTCGCGGACGTGGCCGCGGCGATACGGGGGCTACGGCCGGACGGCCCGGCCGTGGTCAGCCCCGAGGGCTACCGCGAGGCGTTCGTCCGCGACCCGGACGGGTATCGCGTGGGGCTGTTCGCGTGGACCTGA
- the lpxA gene encoding acyl-ACP--UDP-N-acetylglucosamine O-acyltransferase, translated as MPPLIHPSAVVSPDAQLAPDVRVGPLAVIDGQVELGPGCVVAAQARLTGPLTAGPNNTFDTGSVIGGAPQHTAYAGEPTRVVIGAGNTFREHVTVHRGMPTGAGPGTGVTTIGDGNLFMAGAHVAHDCVVGNHGIYANSALLGGHVTTGDRVFLSGNSAVHQFCRVGRLALLSGSSASSKDIPPFWVIQDVNHVCGVNVVGMRRAGVSNAEINAVRRVFRSIYVERLLIPVAMLRAEAQFGALPAVRELIDFVRDSKRGVTGPSGFRPDGEAA; from the coding sequence ATGCCGCCGCTGATTCACCCCTCTGCCGTGGTGTCGCCCGACGCCCAACTCGCCCCGGACGTACGCGTCGGCCCGCTGGCGGTAATCGACGGCCAGGTCGAACTCGGCCCCGGCTGCGTGGTCGCCGCGCAAGCCCGTCTGACCGGCCCGCTGACGGCCGGCCCGAACAACACGTTCGACACTGGCAGTGTGATCGGCGGCGCCCCGCAGCACACGGCCTACGCCGGCGAGCCGACTCGCGTCGTGATCGGCGCCGGCAACACGTTCCGCGAACACGTCACCGTTCACCGCGGCATGCCGACCGGCGCCGGCCCGGGGACGGGCGTGACGACCATCGGCGACGGAAACCTGTTCATGGCCGGTGCCCACGTCGCCCACGACTGTGTGGTGGGCAACCACGGCATTTACGCGAATTCGGCCCTGCTCGGCGGCCACGTGACGACCGGCGACCGCGTCTTCCTCAGCGGGAACTCGGCCGTCCACCAGTTCTGCCGCGTCGGCCGACTGGCCTTGCTCAGCGGCTCGTCGGCCAGCAGCAAGGACATCCCGCCGTTCTGGGTCATCCAGGACGTGAACCACGTCTGCGGCGTGAACGTCGTCGGGATGCGCCGCGCGGGCGTATCGAACGCGGAGATCAACGCCGTGCGGCGCGTCTTCCGGTCGATCTACGTCGAGCGGCTCCTGATTCCGGTGGCGATGCTGCGGGCCGAGGCCCAATTCGGGGCGCTCCCCGCGGTGCGGGAGCTGATCGACTTCGTGAGAGACTCGAAGCGGGGGGTGACCGGGCCGTCCGGGTTCCGCCCGGACGGCGAAGCCGCGTAG
- a CDS encoding HesB/IscA family protein, protein MATATETIGLGRTSSPTPVAAPLTVTEKAAAEVKRHIADVAAGGASEAESKLYLRVRVQGGGCSGFQNKLDLDPKYDEKTDHKFEFHGIEVVVDKRSMLYLDGAVVDFHDDLNKRGFTVNNPSAKSTCGCGSSYSM, encoded by the coding sequence ATGGCGACCGCGACGGAAACGATCGGCCTCGGCCGGACCAGCAGCCCGACCCCGGTGGCGGCCCCGCTGACGGTGACGGAGAAGGCGGCGGCGGAGGTGAAGCGGCACATCGCCGACGTGGCCGCTGGCGGGGCGTCGGAGGCCGAGTCGAAGCTGTACCTGCGCGTCCGGGTGCAGGGCGGCGGGTGCAGCGGCTTCCAGAACAAGCTCGACCTCGACCCGAAGTACGACGAGAAGACCGACCACAAGTTCGAGTTCCACGGCATCGAGGTGGTGGTGGACAAGCGGTCGATGCTGTACCTGGACGGGGCGGTCGTGGACTTCCACGACGACCTGAACAAGCGCGGCTTCACCGTGAACAACCCGAGCGCCAAGAGCACCTGCGGGTGCGGCAGCTCGTACTCGATGTAA
- a CDS encoding IscS subfamily cysteine desulfurase, which translates to MSTLPIYMDNNSTTRCDPRVVEAMLPYFTEKYGNAASRSHAYGWEAESAVEESRDQIAGVIGASPKEVIFTSGATESNNLAIKGVAAMYKKKGNHIVTQATEHKAVLDTCKRLERDGFQVTYLPVDKYGQVHAEQVKEALTDKTILVSVMAANNEIGTVQPIGAIGKMCKERGVLFHTDAVQAVGKIPLDVEAMGIDLLSLTAHKIYGPKGIGALYVRKKDPRVRLEPQIDGGGHERGMRSGTLPVPLIVGLGTACDIARRVMPEETARTFALRERLRKGIMEVLPESYLNGHPTERLPGNANISFAYVEGEGLMMGIKDVAVSSGSACTSASLEPSYVLRALGVGDELAHSSIRFGLGRFNTEAEVDFVVNLVTREVNRLREMSPLFELVQQGVDLKTIEWAAH; encoded by the coding sequence ATGTCGACGCTGCCGATCTACATGGACAACAACTCGACGACGCGGTGCGACCCGCGCGTGGTCGAGGCCATGCTGCCGTACTTCACCGAGAAGTACGGCAACGCCGCCAGCCGCAGCCACGCCTACGGGTGGGAGGCCGAGAGCGCCGTCGAGGAGAGCCGCGACCAGATCGCCGGCGTCATCGGCGCCAGCCCGAAGGAAGTGATCTTCACCAGCGGCGCCACCGAGAGCAACAACCTGGCGATCAAGGGCGTCGCCGCGATGTACAAGAAGAAGGGGAACCACATCGTCACGCAGGCGACCGAGCACAAGGCCGTGCTCGACACCTGCAAGCGGCTCGAGCGCGACGGGTTCCAGGTGACCTACCTGCCGGTGGACAAGTACGGCCAGGTCCACGCCGAGCAGGTGAAGGAAGCCCTCACCGACAAGACCATCCTCGTGTCGGTCATGGCCGCGAACAACGAGATCGGCACGGTCCAGCCGATCGGCGCCATCGGCAAGATGTGCAAGGAACGCGGCGTGCTGTTCCACACCGACGCGGTGCAGGCCGTCGGCAAGATTCCGCTGGACGTGGAGGCGATGGGGATCGACCTGCTGAGCCTCACGGCCCACAAGATTTACGGGCCGAAGGGGATCGGGGCGCTGTACGTCCGCAAGAAGGACCCGCGCGTCCGGCTGGAGCCGCAGATCGACGGCGGCGGCCACGAGCGCGGGATGCGGTCGGGCACCCTGCCGGTGCCGCTGATCGTCGGCCTGGGCACCGCCTGCGACATCGCCCGCCGCGTGATGCCGGAGGAGACCGCCCGCACGTTCGCGCTGCGGGAACGGCTCCGCAAGGGGATCATGGAGGTGCTCCCCGAGAGCTACCTCAACGGCCACCCGACCGAGCGGCTGCCGGGGAACGCGAACATCAGTTTCGCCTACGTCGAGGGCGAGGGGCTGATGATGGGCATCAAGGACGTGGCCGTGTCGAGCGGCTCGGCGTGCACGAGCGCGAGCCTGGAGCCGAGCTACGTCCTGCGGGCGCTGGGCGTCGGCGACGAACTGGCGCACAGCAGCATCCGCTTCGGCCTGGGCCGGTTCAACACCGAGGCCGAGGTCGATTTCGTGGTGAACCTCGTGACCCGCGAGGTGAACCGGCTGCGCGAGATGTCGCCGCTGTTCGAACTGGTGCAGCAGGGCGTGGACTTGAAGACGATCGAGTGGGCGGCGCACTAA
- the hscB gene encoding Fe-S protein assembly co-chaperone HscB, giving the protein MDHFTRLGLPRRFVVDAAALERAYLAQSRAVHPDYHAAGAAADLAASTDLSAAVNEAYTTLRDPFARADYLLGLLGGPPASQEKGVEPTFLAEVMDLRERAEDAIQHAAVRADIEERSAALMTQVADGFARVEAGDAGRLVAVRRSLNALKTLRSLARALPED; this is encoded by the coding sequence ATGGATCACTTCACCCGCCTCGGCCTGCCGAGGCGGTTCGTCGTTGACGCGGCCGCGCTGGAGCGGGCGTACCTGGCGCAGTCGCGGGCCGTCCACCCGGACTACCACGCTGCGGGGGCCGCGGCCGACCTGGCCGCGAGCACCGACCTGTCGGCCGCGGTGAACGAGGCGTACACCACACTGCGCGACCCGTTCGCCCGCGCCGACTACCTTCTGGGGTTGCTCGGCGGCCCGCCGGCGAGCCAGGAGAAGGGCGTCGAGCCGACGTTCCTCGCGGAGGTGATGGACCTGCGCGAACGAGCCGAGGACGCGATCCAGCACGCCGCCGTTCGGGCCGACATCGAGGAGCGATCGGCCGCGCTGATGACGCAAGTCGCGGACGGGTTCGCACGGGTCGAAGCCGGCGACGCGGGGCGGTTGGTGGCGGTCCGCCGGTCGTTGAACGCCCTGAAGACGCTCCGCAGCCTGGCGCGGGCGCTGCCCGAAGACTAA
- a CDS encoding trypsin-like peptidase domain-containing protein codes for MRSPMATRFVRRLFLGAGLAAGFGFAVAAPSTAPVASAEPPAVVTASGRSITPGKRRDEVVDVYDRVKASVVNIHSERTVNTPGDDPFSRTPVRPQQVNGMGTGIVLDPRGYILTNFHVIEDVSALRVRLHDGTGYPARVVGTDKEADLALVKIDPARPLPVMPPGTSTDLMVGEPVIAIGNAFGYEHTVTQGRVSFKGRDVSLNKDTGYKNLIQTSAPINPGNSGGPLLNVLGELVGVNVAIRAGAQNIGFALPIDYVVGRAANMMALRRGGVRHGLSVRSDVIRDATEGPVRRSVAVESVEAGSAAAAAGFKAGDVIDRVDDVPVLSAIDLERGLLDKPAGKLAVRVTRGGAAVEPLELALEPATKAISNPVDLAWRRLGVKLNPVGADAVARANPQLRGGLLVTEVVPGGVAGSAGIQRGDILVGLHTWETLRVDDVAFVLTHRDYATFLPLKFFLARDGKLRDGHLAGSP; via the coding sequence ATGCGTTCGCCGATGGCCACGCGCTTCGTCCGCCGGCTGTTTCTCGGGGCCGGCCTCGCCGCCGGTTTCGGGTTCGCCGTTGCCGCCCCCAGTACCGCGCCCGTGGCGTCGGCCGAGCCGCCGGCGGTCGTGACCGCGTCGGGCCGCAGCATCACCCCCGGCAAGCGGCGCGACGAGGTCGTGGACGTGTACGACCGGGTGAAGGCGTCCGTCGTCAACATCCACTCCGAGCGAACGGTCAACACCCCGGGCGACGACCCGTTCAGCCGCACGCCCGTGCGGCCGCAGCAGGTCAACGGCATGGGCACGGGCATCGTGCTCGACCCGCGCGGCTACATCCTCACCAACTTCCACGTCATCGAAGACGTGTCCGCCCTGCGGGTGCGGCTGCACGACGGCACCGGCTACCCGGCGCGCGTGGTCGGAACCGACAAGGAGGCCGACCTGGCGCTGGTGAAGATCGACCCGGCCCGGCCGCTGCCGGTGATGCCGCCGGGCACGTCCACAGACCTGATGGTCGGCGAGCCGGTCATCGCCATCGGCAACGCCTTCGGGTACGAGCACACGGTGACGCAGGGCCGCGTGTCGTTCAAGGGCCGCGACGTGTCGCTGAACAAGGACACCGGCTACAAGAACCTCATCCAGACGAGCGCCCCCATCAACCCCGGCAACAGCGGCGGCCCCCTCCTGAACGTGCTCGGCGAGCTGGTCGGCGTGAACGTCGCCATCCGCGCCGGCGCCCAGAACATCGGGTTCGCACTGCCGATCGACTACGTGGTCGGTCGTGCCGCGAACATGATGGCGCTCCGCCGCGGCGGCGTGCGGCACGGGCTGAGTGTTCGCAGCGACGTGATCCGCGATGCCACCGAGGGGCCGGTTCGGCGCAGCGTCGCGGTCGAGTCGGTGGAGGCCGGTTCGGCGGCGGCCGCGGCGGGCTTCAAGGCCGGCGACGTGATCGACCGCGTGGACGACGTGCCGGTGCTGAGTGCCATCGACCTGGAGCGCGGCCTGCTCGACAAGCCGGCCGGGAAGCTGGCCGTCCGCGTGACGCGCGGCGGGGCCGCCGTCGAGCCGCTGGAGTTGGCTCTGGAGCCGGCCACGAAGGCCATCTCGAACCCGGTCGACCTGGCGTGGCGGCGGCTCGGGGTGAAGCTGAACCCGGTGGGCGCCGACGCCGTTGCGAGGGCCAACCCCCAACTCCGCGGCGGACTGCTGGTGACCGAGGTTGTGCCGGGCGGGGTTGCCGGGTCGGCGGGCATCCAGCGCGGCGACATCCTGGTGGGCTTGCACACGTGGGAGACGCTGCGGGTGGACGACGTGGCGTTCGTGCTGACGCACCGCGACTACGCGACGTTCCTGCCGCTGAAATTCTTCCTGGCCCGCGACGGCAAGCTCCGCGACGGCCACCTCGCCGGCTCGCCCTAA
- a CDS encoding RrF2 family transcriptional regulator, translating to MTLLSRKADYALLILSYLHGKPVGGNARSIAETFNLSRPFVANILKELCQKGFVTSHRGVKGGYALARPADSISLAELLESVEDGFRLTACNPSQHDGADACSLTDVCTIYGPMAEVHNRLVGVLRGVTLAELFDPATPKPTAYPALPVLSGGCCGSARPLGTPA from the coding sequence ATGACGCTCCTGAGCCGCAAAGCGGACTACGCCCTCCTGATTCTGTCGTACCTGCACGGCAAGCCCGTCGGCGGCAACGCCCGCAGCATCGCCGAGACGTTCAACCTGAGCCGTCCCTTCGTGGCAAACATTCTCAAAGAGCTGTGCCAGAAAGGCTTTGTGACGAGCCACCGCGGGGTGAAGGGCGGCTACGCCCTGGCCCGGCCGGCGGACTCGATCAGCCTCGCCGAACTGCTCGAATCCGTCGAGGACGGGTTCCGACTGACGGCCTGCAACCCGTCGCAGCACGACGGTGCCGACGCCTGCTCACTGACCGACGTGTGTACGATCTACGGCCCGATGGCCGAGGTTCACAACCGGCTCGTCGGCGTCCTCCGCGGGGTGACGCTGGCCGAGCTGTTCGACCCGGCGACGCCGAAGCCGACCGCCTACCCCGCGCTGCCGGTGCTGTCCGGCGGCTGTTGCGGGTCGGCCCGTCCGCTCGGCACCCCGGCCTGA
- a CDS encoding glycosyltransferase family 2 protein produces MDAPLRISLVLPAFNEAAVIGRAVAEAEAALAGRFAAFEVVVVDDGSTDGTADEVQRLNAPHTRLLRHATNRGYGAALRTGFEAARFPLVAFTDADCQFDLSELADLAALAAEYDIAAGYRADRKDPWRRRFLSRGYNLLTRTLLGTRVRDVDCALKVFRRAALAHLLPESRGFFVNTEMLTRARQQGFTVTERPVTHRPRAGGDSKVSLWEVPRTFRTLVGFWWNDVVWRTRPAAAVTQTRVTVPEPSPARRPASEVPRPVAPRGRRREAA; encoded by the coding sequence ATGGACGCACCCCTTCGCATCAGCCTCGTCCTCCCGGCGTTCAACGAGGCCGCAGTCATCGGCCGCGCCGTTGCCGAGGCGGAAGCCGCGCTCGCCGGCCGCTTCGCCGCCTTCGAGGTCGTCGTCGTGGACGACGGCAGCACCGACGGCACTGCGGACGAAGTGCAGCGGCTGAACGCGCCGCACACGCGGCTGCTGCGCCACGCCACGAACCGCGGCTACGGCGCCGCCCTCCGCACCGGCTTCGAGGCGGCCCGCTTCCCGCTCGTCGCCTTCACCGACGCCGACTGCCAGTTCGACCTGTCGGAACTGGCCGACCTCGCCGCGCTGGCCGCGGAGTACGACATCGCCGCCGGCTACCGCGCCGACCGCAAGGACCCGTGGCGCCGCCGCTTCCTGTCGCGTGGCTACAACCTGCTGACGCGCACCCTGCTCGGCACCCGCGTCCGCGACGTGGACTGCGCCCTGAAGGTGTTCCGCCGCGCGGCGCTGGCGCACTTGCTCCCCGAGAGCCGCGGCTTCTTCGTGAACACGGAGATGCTGACGCGCGCCCGGCAACAGGGCTTCACGGTGACGGAGCGGCCGGTGACGCACCGCCCGCGGGCCGGCGGTGACAGCAAGGTGTCACTGTGGGAGGTGCCGCGGACGTTCCGCACGCTGGTCGGCTTCTGGTGGAACGACGTGGTGTGGCGCACGCGCCCGGCCGCGGCCGTCACCCAGACCCGGGTGACAGTGCCCGAACCCTCGCCAGCGCGTCGTCCCGCGTCCGAAGTTCCCCGTCCAGTTGCGCCTCGCGGACGGCGTCGAGAAGCCGCTTGA